From one Bordetella genomosp. 9 genomic stretch:
- a CDS encoding methyl-accepting chemotaxis protein, protein MNIAGFSWSSAAAPVLGIAGGAATAWAGAWATQPLAAAGALVVAGLLAGYAARRGAGSQDLDVDAHVQNLASFCGDLAPVWSRQIESSRTQMETAVTALSMRFGEISTRLDQTLKLSTRDSSGHGDSAAGVSARSAEQLHTVVDQLSASMKTKVELLGKVQGLKGFVDELQGMVQAIGQITQQTNLLAINATIEAAHAGSLGRGFATVAQEVRALSKQSGETGARIAEKIAFIGDAIVATCAAAEESTRSEQAAIAASEGTIQEVLERFRSFADGLGRTTDLLREESQGIQEEVSQALVQLQFQDRVGQVMSHVGANIERLPAVMQDYGEACAAAGELRPLDAAPLLSELERTYAMADERDIHQGAAPSPAARTAQSAPAAASTDITFF, encoded by the coding sequence ATGAATATCGCCGGATTCTCCTGGTCCTCCGCCGCCGCGCCGGTGTTGGGCATTGCGGGCGGCGCCGCCACCGCCTGGGCGGGCGCCTGGGCCACCCAGCCCCTGGCCGCGGCCGGCGCGCTGGTCGTGGCCGGCTTGCTGGCGGGCTACGCGGCCCGGCGCGGCGCCGGCAGCCAGGACCTGGACGTGGACGCCCACGTGCAAAACCTGGCGTCCTTCTGCGGCGACCTGGCGCCGGTGTGGTCGCGCCAGATCGAGTCGTCGCGCACCCAGATGGAAACCGCGGTCACCGCCCTGAGCATGCGCTTCGGTGAAATCTCCACGCGGCTGGACCAGACCCTGAAGCTGTCCACGCGCGACAGCAGCGGCCATGGCGATTCGGCCGCCGGCGTGTCGGCGCGCAGCGCCGAGCAGTTGCACACCGTGGTGGACCAGTTGAGCGCGAGCATGAAGACCAAGGTCGAGCTGCTGGGCAAGGTCCAGGGCCTGAAGGGCTTCGTCGACGAGCTGCAGGGCATGGTGCAGGCCATCGGCCAGATCACGCAGCAGACCAACCTGCTGGCCATCAACGCCACCATCGAAGCCGCCCATGCCGGCAGCCTGGGCCGGGGCTTCGCCACGGTGGCGCAGGAGGTGCGCGCCCTGTCCAAGCAGTCGGGCGAGACCGGCGCGCGCATCGCCGAGAAAATTGCCTTCATCGGCGACGCCATTGTCGCCACCTGCGCGGCCGCGGAAGAGTCCACCCGCAGCGAGCAGGCCGCCATCGCCGCGTCCGAAGGGACCATACAGGAAGTCCTGGAGCGGTTCCGCTCCTTCGCCGACGGCCTGGGCCGGACGACCGACCTGCTGCGCGAGGAAAGCCAGGGCATCCAGGAAGAGGTCAGCCAGGCGCTGGTGCAGCTGCAATTCCAGGATCGCGTCGGCCAGGTGATGTCGCACGTCGGCGCCAACATCGAGCGGCTGCCCGCCGTCATGCAGGACTATGGCGAGGCCTGCGCGGCCGCCGGCGAACTGCGGCCGCTGGACGCGGCGCCGCTGCTGTCCGAGCTGGAGCGCACCTACGCCATGGCCGACGAGCGCGACATACACCAGGGCGCCGCCCCGTCGCCGGCCGCAAGGACGGCCCAGTCCGCCCCGGCGGCGGCATCGACGGACATCACCTTTTTCTGA
- a CDS encoding helix-turn-helix transcriptional regulator — translation MTKTTAARAATAARAATAATAATVASAAGAAPRGKSPRRAPAGPAGALRPYYVVADALAALFSPFVEAVVHDMRTNSVAYVAHPFSPRAAGDPSDLDEVDFAPDASVIGPYEKINWDGRRIKSVTAVLRDEQDRAIGLLCVNADVTEFDAVRRMLDGFLRVPDQRPRPDDLFRNDWHERLNRYVADWIAARNTTVARLDREQRRSLIEDLYRTGAFEGKRAPAYVAGVLGISRATVYAELAALKGTAA, via the coding sequence TTGACGAAGACCACGGCGGCAAGAGCGGCAACAGCGGCAAGAGCGGCAACGGCAGCAACGGCAGCAACGGTAGCGTCGGCGGCAGGCGCGGCGCCACGCGGCAAGAGCCCACGGCGGGCGCCGGCCGGCCCCGCCGGTGCGTTGCGGCCCTACTACGTCGTCGCCGACGCGCTGGCCGCGCTGTTCAGTCCTTTCGTGGAAGCGGTCGTGCACGATATGCGCACGAACAGCGTGGCCTACGTCGCGCACCCGTTCTCGCCGCGCGCAGCCGGCGATCCTTCCGATCTGGATGAAGTGGATTTCGCGCCTGACGCATCGGTCATCGGTCCCTACGAGAAAATCAATTGGGACGGCCGTCGCATCAAGTCGGTGACCGCGGTGCTGCGCGATGAGCAGGATCGCGCGATAGGCCTGCTCTGCGTGAATGCCGACGTGACGGAATTCGATGCGGTGCGCCGCATGCTGGACGGCTTCCTGCGCGTGCCGGACCAGCGTCCGCGTCCGGACGACCTGTTCCGCAACGATTGGCACGAACGTCTCAATCGCTATGTGGCGGACTGGATCGCGGCGCGCAACACCACGGTGGCGCGGCTGGATCGGGAGCAGCGGCGTAGCCTGATCGAGGATCTGTATCGGACCGGCGCGTTCGAAGGCAAGCGGGCGCCGGCCTATGTGGCCGGCGTGCTCGGCATCAGTCGCGCGACGGTGTATGCCGAACTGGCGGCGCTCAAGGGCACGGCTGCTTAG
- a CDS encoding AraC family transcriptional regulator, protein MLSSTEPPPGQPPGPGLPALLPPAAGMTAGMVAHPAVPTIRPVTLRQLLNEVARRGRDPRPLCDGLGFGPDDLEQDGFFVSGRQATQLIRRALPVLGDPALGLEMGAGVNIVSWGLVTLGLMACASSRQLLDFAIEHQHHAGCLPSLHGEETGQAFRLVARAPVADRDVAIFLVDKALASLTQLGRQVVGTHFNPNRVDLVMERPSYGAVYERVFRCPVRFGSAENRIYFPVEPYAVRSADAVVLRQVRHELARAATPSGVCVMQACVVQAIRRDLAAPPPLNTIAASLHISERTLRRRLAERGSSYAELLCQERRARALALVAHSTRSVQQIALECGFSDARTLQRAFKRWTGTSPTAFRDQARLRPLETDPAA, encoded by the coding sequence ATGCTCAGTAGCACTGAACCCCCACCGGGCCAGCCTCCCGGCCCCGGCCTTCCCGCCCTGCTCCCGCCCGCCGCAGGAATGACGGCGGGGATGGTGGCGCACCCGGCCGTGCCCACCATCCGCCCCGTCACCCTGCGGCAGCTATTGAACGAAGTGGCACGGCGCGGCAGGGATCCGCGCCCGCTGTGCGACGGCCTGGGCTTCGGGCCGGACGACCTGGAGCAGGACGGGTTTTTCGTGTCCGGCAGGCAGGCGACGCAGTTGATACGGCGAGCCCTGCCCGTGCTGGGCGATCCCGCGCTGGGACTGGAAATGGGCGCCGGGGTCAACATCGTTTCCTGGGGGCTGGTCACGCTGGGCCTGATGGCCTGCGCGTCCTCGCGCCAGTTGCTGGACTTTGCCATCGAGCATCAGCACCACGCCGGCTGCCTGCCCAGCCTGCATGGCGAAGAAACCGGCCAGGCTTTCCGGCTGGTGGCGCGCGCGCCCGTCGCCGATCGCGACGTGGCCATCTTCCTGGTGGACAAGGCCCTGGCGTCGCTGACGCAACTCGGCCGCCAGGTCGTGGGCACGCACTTCAACCCCAACCGGGTGGATCTGGTGATGGAGCGGCCGTCCTATGGCGCGGTCTATGAACGGGTCTTTCGTTGCCCGGTCCGGTTCGGCAGCGCCGAAAACCGCATCTATTTTCCCGTCGAGCCCTATGCCGTGCGCAGCGCCGACGCGGTGGTACTGCGCCAGGTACGGCACGAACTGGCACGCGCCGCCACGCCGTCCGGCGTCTGCGTGATGCAGGCCTGCGTGGTGCAGGCCATCCGGCGCGACCTGGCGGCGCCGCCGCCGCTGAACACGATCGCCGCATCGCTGCACATCAGCGAACGCACGCTGCGCCGCCGACTGGCCGAACGGGGCAGCAGCTATGCCGAACTGCTATGCCAGGAGCGCCGCGCGCGCGCCCTGGCGCTGGTCGCGCACTCCACGCGCAGCGTCCAGCAAATCGCGCTGGAATGCGGATTCAGCGACGCCCGCACCTTGCAGCGGGCCTTCAAGCGCTGGACGGGGACCAGTCCCACGGCCTTTCGCGACCAGGCCCGGCTGCGGCCCCTCGAGACGGACCCCGCAGCCTGA
- a CDS encoding type II toxin-antitoxin system RelE/ParE family toxin: protein MLRIKQTETFKKWQLNLRDRRASALIAARLDRLAYGLMGDVNPVGNGISELRIHYGPGYRIYFELRGSTVIVLLCGGSKGTQSRDIIKAKKLASKWSDRQ, encoded by the coding sequence ATGCTCCGTATCAAGCAAACGGAAACGTTCAAGAAGTGGCAGTTGAATCTGCGGGATCGGCGCGCCAGCGCGTTGATTGCGGCCCGGCTGGACCGGTTGGCCTACGGTCTCATGGGCGACGTGAATCCGGTTGGCAATGGAATCAGCGAGCTGCGCATCCATTATGGTCCCGGCTATCGCATTTATTTCGAGCTGCGAGGTAGTACCGTCATTGTGTTGTTGTGCGGCGGTTCCAAAGGAACGCAGAGCCGCGACATCATCAAAGCAAAGAAATTGGCCAGTAAGTGGAGTGATCGACAATGA
- a CDS encoding aminotransferase class V-fold PLP-dependent enzyme: MNATPPAAAGDPVPLSDAAIDALRARTPGTRTTVHFNHAGSSLPSVDTLEAMRAQMWREAEMGPIEAGAAAREQAEQARILGATLLHARPAEIALTTGNSVGWGSAFAGLGDWKPGDRILVARHEWGGNIAAMHVAAVRHGARIETIPSDDTGMADPRALETMIDEHGGERVRAICVTWMPANGGLINPAAAIGAVARRHGIPYFVDAAQVLGQLPVDVNEVGCDVLTGVGRKALRGPRETGLLYIRQDFLPRLSATLADTHTAPLDDDGVPVMRTDAARFEPSERSYVLRCGLANALREALDIGIHNIRARVDRNARALRGLLADIPGVDVLDQGLDPHRSGLVSFAVAGRDVAAVMRELAGQGISISGNGPAYTPLDMRARGLAEIARASVSYLTTDDEMDRLAEALRALARTA, encoded by the coding sequence ATGAACGCCACACCTCCCGCCGCGGCGGGCGATCCCGTCCCGCTCAGCGATGCCGCCATCGACGCCTTGCGTGCCCGCACGCCGGGCACGCGCACCACGGTGCACTTCAATCACGCGGGTTCGTCGCTGCCTTCGGTCGACACGCTGGAAGCCATGCGCGCGCAGATGTGGCGCGAGGCCGAGATGGGCCCGATCGAAGCCGGCGCGGCGGCCCGCGAGCAGGCCGAACAGGCGCGCATCCTGGGGGCGACGCTGCTGCATGCGCGACCCGCGGAAATCGCATTGACCACCGGCAATTCCGTGGGCTGGGGCAGCGCCTTCGCGGGGCTGGGGGATTGGAAACCCGGCGATCGCATACTGGTCGCGCGCCATGAGTGGGGCGGCAATATTGCCGCGATGCACGTGGCCGCCGTGCGCCACGGCGCGCGCATCGAAACCATTCCGTCCGACGATACCGGGATGGCGGACCCGCGCGCGCTGGAAACCATGATCGACGAACACGGCGGCGAACGCGTGCGCGCGATCTGCGTGACCTGGATGCCGGCCAACGGCGGCCTGATCAATCCCGCGGCCGCCATCGGCGCGGTGGCGCGCCGCCACGGCATTCCGTATTTCGTGGATGCCGCGCAGGTCCTGGGGCAACTACCCGTGGACGTGAATGAAGTCGGCTGCGACGTCCTGACCGGCGTCGGCCGCAAGGCGCTGCGCGGCCCGCGCGAAACGGGGCTGCTGTATATCCGCCAGGACTTCCTGCCGCGGCTGAGCGCCACGCTGGCCGACACGCACACCGCGCCGCTGGACGACGATGGCGTGCCCGTGATGCGAACGGACGCGGCGCGTTTCGAGCCTTCCGAACGATCCTACGTACTGCGCTGCGGGCTCGCCAACGCCCTGCGCGAAGCGCTGGATATCGGCATCCACAACATAAGGGCACGTGTGGACCGCAATGCGCGAGCCCTGCGTGGGCTGCTGGCGGACATCCCTGGCGTCGACGTGCTCGACCAGGGCCTGGACCCGCACCGCTCGGGCCTGGTGTCGTTCGCCGTGGCGGGACGCGATGTCGCCGCCGTGATGCGCGAGCTGGCCGGGCAGGGCATTTCCATCAGCGGCAATGGTCCGGCCTATACGCCGCTGGATATGCGGGCGCGCGGCCTGGCCGAGATCGCCCGTGCGTCGGTGAGCTACCTGACCACCGATGACGAAATGGACCGGTTGGCCGAAGCCCTGCGCGCATTGGCGCGGACGGCTTGA
- a CDS encoding M20 family metallopeptidase, with protein MTRDAAIARADDYFQSGGFRACLARRIAMPTESQNPDRAADLAAYLDTEMRPAFQAMGFECRTLTHPKARAPFLYAERIEDPALPTVLGYGHGDVIRGLDAEWREGLSPWQLTESQGRWYGRGIADNKGQHTVNMEALRSVLDTRGKLGFNAKFLVEMGEENGSPGLRQVCEDHRELLAADLLIASDGPRLRAERPTVFLGARGGLNFDMTIEAREGGHHSGNWGGLLSNPGIQLAHAIACIVSPTGQIRIPAWVPKELPASVRRVLADCDVDGGADGPAIDPDWGEPGLTPAEQVYGWCSFEVLAFKTGNPETPVNAIPPRAWARCQLRFVVGVDTDDLLPALRRHLDRHGFPMVQLTLTRESMFTATRLDPDDPWVRWTVESLERTGGTKPAILPNLGGSLPNDIFTDVLGLRTIWVPHSYPSCAQHAPNEHLPPALLREGLRLMTGLYWDLGSGQTPALQRA; from the coding sequence ATGACCCGCGACGCCGCGATCGCCCGCGCCGACGACTACTTCCAATCCGGCGGATTCCGCGCCTGCCTGGCCCGCCGTATCGCCATGCCCACCGAAAGCCAGAACCCGGATCGCGCCGCGGACCTGGCCGCCTATCTCGATACGGAAATGCGGCCCGCTTTCCAGGCCATGGGCTTCGAATGCCGCACGCTGACGCATCCCAAGGCGCGCGCGCCTTTCCTGTATGCGGAAAGAATCGAGGACCCCGCGCTCCCCACGGTGCTGGGCTACGGGCACGGCGACGTCATCCGGGGCCTGGATGCCGAATGGCGCGAAGGCCTGTCGCCCTGGCAACTGACGGAATCGCAGGGCCGCTGGTATGGCCGCGGCATCGCCGACAACAAGGGCCAGCACACGGTCAACATGGAAGCGCTGCGCAGCGTGCTCGACACCCGGGGCAAGCTCGGCTTCAATGCCAAGTTCCTGGTGGAAATGGGCGAGGAAAACGGCTCGCCCGGCCTGCGCCAGGTTTGCGAAGACCACCGCGAACTGCTCGCGGCCGACCTGCTCATCGCATCGGACGGCCCGCGGCTGCGCGCGGAACGGCCGACCGTCTTCCTGGGTGCGCGCGGCGGCCTGAACTTCGACATGACTATCGAGGCCCGCGAAGGCGGGCACCATTCCGGCAACTGGGGCGGCCTGCTCTCCAATCCCGGCATCCAGCTGGCGCATGCCATCGCCTGCATCGTCTCCCCTACCGGCCAGATCCGCATTCCGGCCTGGGTGCCCAAGGAACTGCCCGCATCGGTGCGGCGCGTGCTGGCCGACTGCGACGTGGACGGCGGCGCGGACGGCCCCGCCATCGACCCGGACTGGGGCGAACCGGGCCTGACGCCGGCCGAGCAGGTCTATGGCTGGTGCTCTTTCGAGGTCCTGGCCTTCAAGACTGGCAATCCGGAAACGCCGGTCAACGCGATCCCGCCGCGCGCCTGGGCGCGCTGCCAGTTGCGCTTCGTCGTCGGCGTCGACACCGACGACCTGCTGCCCGCGCTGCGGCGGCATCTCGATCGCCACGGTTTTCCCATGGTCCAACTGACCCTGACGCGCGAGAGCATGTTCACGGCGACGCGCCTGGATCCCGACGATCCCTGGGTGCGGTGGACCGTCGAGTCCCTCGAAAGGACCGGCGGCACAAAGCCCGCCATCCTGCCCAATCTGGGCGGCTCGCTACCCAACGACATCTTTACGGACGTGCTGGGGCTGCGCACCATCTGGGTTCCGCATTCCTATCCTTCCTGCGCGCAGCATGCGCCCAACGAACACCTGCCGCCGGCGCTGCTGCGTGAGGGTCTGCGGCTGATGACGGGCCTGTATTGGGATCTGGGTTCCGGGCAGACGCCGGCCCTGCAGCGCGCGTGA
- a CDS encoding addiction module antidote protein, whose product MSEKLTDYDPADHLSSDEAIAIFMSEALSTNDAGYIAHALGVVARAKGMTRVAKATGLSREQLYRSFSEGGNPTLKTTLALLGALGLDLVAKVHAA is encoded by the coding sequence ATGAGCGAAAAGCTGACAGATTATGACCCAGCCGATCATTTGTCTTCGGACGAAGCTATCGCGATATTCATGTCCGAGGCTCTGTCTACGAACGATGCAGGGTATATCGCGCACGCGCTTGGTGTGGTGGCCCGCGCGAAAGGAATGACGCGGGTGGCAAAAGCGACCGGCCTCTCGCGCGAACAGCTCTATCGTTCTTTCAGCGAAGGAGGTAATCCTACGCTGAAGACAACACTTGCCTTATTGGGCGCGTTGGGACTGGACCTGGTTGCTAAAGTCCATGCGGCTTGA
- a CDS encoding threonine/serine dehydratase, whose amino-acid sequence MQDLSAAIMAAHAAIRPHVPFSPLERSGALSAALDCDVRLKCDHLLPIGAFKVRGATNKISVLGEAARKTGVVTASTGNHGMAAAWAGARAAVPVTVYVPASAVRGKLDAIERLGARLVIVDAPPIEAERQARRYGAEHGIPYISPYNDFHIIAGQGTIGVEIAEQAGADVLDAVFVCVGGGGLVSGLGTAIKHLSPRTRVVGVWPENSPCMLRALEAGRIVDVEEQPTLSDATAGAVEEGSITFPICQQVIDDRVTVSEQEIAKAMRAVAETDHWMVEGAAGVALAGLMQRKDEWRGKKVAVVLCGRNISVEKFVEAVA is encoded by the coding sequence ATGCAGGACTTGTCCGCCGCCATCATGGCCGCCCATGCCGCCATCCGCCCGCACGTGCCGTTTTCCCCGTTGGAACGCAGCGGGGCCCTGTCCGCCGCGCTGGACTGCGACGTCCGGCTCAAGTGCGACCACCTGCTGCCCATCGGGGCCTTCAAGGTGCGCGGGGCTACCAACAAGATCAGCGTTTTGGGCGAAGCCGCGCGCAAGACCGGTGTGGTCACTGCGTCAACCGGCAATCATGGCATGGCGGCCGCATGGGCGGGGGCGCGGGCCGCCGTACCGGTCACGGTGTATGTACCGGCCTCGGCCGTGCGCGGCAAGCTCGATGCCATCGAAAGGCTGGGCGCCCGGCTCGTCATCGTGGACGCCCCGCCCATCGAAGCGGAACGGCAGGCGCGCCGCTACGGCGCCGAGCATGGCATTCCGTACATCTCGCCCTACAACGATTTCCACATCATCGCGGGCCAAGGCACCATCGGCGTCGAAATCGCCGAACAGGCTGGGGCCGACGTGCTGGACGCGGTATTCGTATGCGTGGGCGGCGGCGGCTTGGTCAGCGGCCTGGGAACCGCCATCAAGCACCTGTCGCCCCGAACCCGCGTGGTCGGCGTCTGGCCGGAAAACTCCCCCTGCATGCTGCGCGCCCTGGAAGCCGGCCGCATCGTCGACGTCGAGGAACAACCCACCTTGTCCGACGCCACCGCCGGCGCCGTGGAAGAAGGCTCCATCACCTTCCCCATCTGCCAACAGGTCATCGACGACCGGGTCACGGTCTCCGAACAGGAAATCGCCAAGGCGATGCGCGCCGTCGCGGAAACCGATCACTGGATGGTCGAAGGCGCCGCCGGCGTGGCGCTGGCCGGGCTGATGCAGCGCAAGGACGAATGGCGTGGCAAGAAAGTCGCGGTAGTCCTGTGCGGACGGAATATCAGCGTGGAGAAGTTTGTGGAGGCGGTGGCGTGA